The Bdellovibrio sp. NC01 genome includes the window TCTATGGTGGCTCTTTTGAATGAGCTATCTGATCACAAAGAAAAAGAATCCTTCATCACTGCATTCCCGAAAGAAATAGATTTGTATGAATTTTGTAAAGAGCTTGTTTCATCTGGCAAAATTCTGTGTCGAAGCAAGGAAATTGAATTTACCGCGTCGATTGCTTCCGATTTACCGGATCGATGCTTTTGCGATCACAACCTTATCCGCAGGGTCGTCGAAAATCTGTTTTCGAATGCAGTGAAATTTTCGCTAAGAAAGACCAGGGTAGATTTTTCTGTTTGGGTGCAGCAGGCGCGCTTGCATTTTTCAGTAGCAGACCAAGGCCAGGGGATTCGCAATGACGACTTGCCAAAGCTTTTTACAGAGTTTGGTAAAACGCGCACGTTGCCGAGTGAAGGGGAGCACAGCACGGGTTTGGGACTTAGTATTGCGAAAGCAATCGTCGAACAACATGGTGGGCAAATTTATGCCAGCAGTGAATTTGGACATGGATCTACCTTCACTTTCTGGATTCCGATTACGCAATGATTGCTTCAGTTTTCATAGCGACCAGTCATTGAAGTGATGTTAATTCGATAAATAATCGCCGACTCAAGCTGCGAAGTCATATCCACAGCCAGAGAAGAAATTTTTGGTGCGAATTCATTCAGGCTCATAATAAGCATACGCATGGCTTGAGTTGCTTCGTCACCACTTAATTCTTCGTAATTGCCCCATGCAAGGGCACTTTGCCAGTGGAAGAAGTCCTTAATTTTTTCGACTTGCACGCAAACATGGGGATTGCTTCTCATGATCTCAATTTTTCGCCCCGGTTCTGAGTGACTATAGAGCGCATTTTCAAAATATACATAGCTAATCGGAACCAAATAGATCTCGTCATGATGATGGCAGGCTAGATGTGCGAACTTACATTCTTTAAATAGGTTTTTTA containing:
- a CDS encoding pyridoxamine 5'-phosphate oxidase family protein; translated protein: MKGNEMKPQHETIHTLSSEEVKNLFKECKFAHLACHHHDEIYLVPISYVYFENALYSHSEPGRKIEIMRSNPHVCVQVEKIKDFFHWQSALAWGNYEELSGDEATQAMRMLIMSLNEFAPKISSLAVDMTSQLESAIIYRINITSMTGRYEN